One genomic segment of Kordiimonas sp. SCSIO 12603 includes these proteins:
- a CDS encoding ATP-dependent helicase encodes MMDDFDLDDLDMGPAPAAPTPHGPPPYLEGLNEPQHEAVMTVDGPVLVLAGAGTGKTRVLTTRLGHLMETGRAAPWNILAVTFTNKAAKEMQERVARVLGRPVEGMWIGTFHSICVKILRRHAELVGLQSNFTILDTDDQIRLLKQLTQAEGIDDKRWPARQLAGLIDRWKNRALTPERVPEGEGQAYANGLGAKFYKLYQERLKVLNACDFGDLLMHVITIFQSHADVLKQYHEQFRYILVDEYQDTNVCQYLWLRLLAQSTQNICCVGDDDQSIYGWRGAEVGNILRFSDDFPGAKVIRLEQNYRSTGHILAAASAMITANENRLGKTLWTDKGEGEKVTVKGVWDGPEEARAIGDEIENLQRKQHALSEIAVLVRTGFQMREFEERMITLGVPYRVVGGPRFYERAEIRDVMAYLRVIAQADDDLAFERIVNVPKRGLGTTTVQKVHHLARAHEISMTRAARQITGLNELRPAARKSLTRLMDDFDRWRAMLHTHSHTEVTEILLEESGYMEMWQNDKSPEAPGKLENVKELVSAMGEFENLGGFLEHISLVMENDSNDSREKVSLMTLHAAKGLEFDTVFLPGWEEGLFPNQRALDETGVKGLEEERRLAYVGITRAKKKAFIYFAGSRQVFGQWQSSLPSRFVDELPADHVEMESEQGLYSNKPNRSGGWGQSDYSDEGYFTSSGDKYGPGWQRARAHKQEQNQGYSDRRYQEVLAPKPKRKKKIESKPVSDFAIGERVFHQKFGYGIIEDIEGNKLEVNFDKAGSKRVVDSFVDPA; translated from the coding sequence ATGATGGATGATTTTGATTTAGACGATCTGGATATGGGGCCTGCACCTGCTGCCCCCACACCGCACGGACCACCACCTTATCTGGAAGGCCTCAACGAACCGCAGCATGAAGCTGTGATGACTGTTGATGGCCCCGTTCTTGTGCTGGCGGGCGCTGGAACCGGAAAAACCCGTGTACTAACCACACGTCTTGGCCACCTGATGGAAACAGGCAGAGCAGCGCCGTGGAATATCCTTGCGGTTACCTTTACCAACAAAGCGGCAAAGGAAATGCAGGAACGAGTTGCCCGTGTACTCGGCCGTCCTGTTGAAGGTATGTGGATCGGCACGTTCCACTCAATCTGTGTAAAAATTCTGCGCCGCCATGCCGAACTCGTTGGTCTTCAGTCTAACTTCACCATCCTCGATACAGATGATCAAATCCGGCTGTTGAAGCAGCTCACGCAGGCTGAAGGTATTGACGACAAACGCTGGCCCGCTCGCCAACTGGCTGGTCTTATTGACCGCTGGAAAAACCGCGCACTCACGCCAGAACGTGTACCTGAAGGTGAAGGCCAGGCTTACGCAAATGGCTTGGGCGCCAAATTTTACAAGCTCTATCAGGAGCGCCTTAAGGTTCTAAATGCTTGCGATTTTGGTGATCTTTTAATGCATGTAATCACCATTTTTCAAAGCCATGCCGATGTTCTGAAGCAGTACCATGAACAGTTCCGCTATATTCTTGTTGATGAGTATCAGGATACGAACGTCTGCCAATATCTGTGGCTTCGTCTCCTTGCCCAGTCTACACAAAACATCTGCTGTGTGGGTGATGATGACCAATCTATTTACGGTTGGCGTGGCGCTGAAGTTGGTAACATTCTTCGTTTCTCAGATGATTTTCCGGGTGCGAAAGTAATCAGGCTTGAGCAGAACTACCGCTCAACTGGCCATATTCTTGCCGCCGCTTCAGCAATGATCACCGCCAATGAAAACCGGCTTGGTAAAACGCTTTGGACCGATAAAGGCGAAGGCGAAAAGGTTACGGTTAAGGGCGTGTGGGATGGGCCTGAAGAAGCTCGTGCCATTGGTGATGAGATTGAAAATCTACAGCGTAAACAGCATGCCTTGAGCGAAATCGCGGTTCTCGTACGCACAGGATTCCAAATGCGGGAGTTCGAGGAACGCATGATTACGCTCGGCGTGCCTTACCGGGTTGTTGGCGGCCCACGCTTCTATGAACGGGCTGAAATCCGAGATGTAATGGCTTATCTGCGAGTAATCGCCCAAGCTGACGATGATCTGGCGTTCGAACGCATCGTGAATGTACCAAAACGTGGCCTTGGCACAACGACAGTTCAAAAGGTCCACCATCTCGCTCGTGCCCATGAAATTTCCATGACTAGAGCGGCACGGCAGATCACGGGGCTGAATGAACTACGTCCTGCAGCACGAAAATCCCTTACGCGTCTAATGGATGATTTTGACCGCTGGCGTGCCATGCTCCACACCCACAGCCACACTGAAGTAACCGAAATTCTTCTGGAAGAATCTGGCTATATGGAGATGTGGCAAAACGATAAATCGCCAGAAGCGCCCGGCAAGCTTGAAAACGTGAAAGAACTTGTCTCGGCGATGGGTGAATTTGAAAACCTTGGTGGCTTTCTTGAGCATATCTCACTGGTCATGGAAAATGACAGCAACGATAGCCGCGAAAAAGTATCATTGATGACCCTTCACGCCGCAAAAGGCCTTGAATTTGATACTGTATTTTTGCCCGGCTGGGAGGAAGGCTTATTCCCGAACCAGCGCGCCCTTGATGAAACTGGCGTTAAGGGACTAGAGGAAGAACGGAGGCTGGCATACGTGGGCATCACTCGCGCCAAGAAAAAAGCCTTCATCTATTTCGCAGGCAGCAGACAAGTGTTTGGCCAGTGGCAATCCAGCCTGCCTAGCCGCTTTGTAGATGAACTGCCAGCAGACCATGTAGAAATGGAATCAGAACAAGGGCTTTATTCCAATAAACCAAACCGTTCAGGTGGTTGGGGACAAAGTGATTATTCTGATGAAGGCTACTTCACATCCTCCGGCGATAAATATGGCCCCGGATGGCAGCGAGCCAGAGCCCATAAGCAAGAGCAAAATCAAGGCTATAGTGACCGCAGATACCAGGAAGTGCTGGCACCAAAGCCAAAACGTAAGAAAAAGATCGAATCAAAACCCGTAAGCGATTTCGCTATTGGAGAACGTGTGTTCCACCAAAAATTCGGATACGGTATTATTGAAGATATTGAAGGCAACAAGCTCGAGGTAAACTTCGACAAAGCGGGTTCAAAACGCGTTGTAGATAGTTTTGTTGACCCTGCCTAA